The following are from one region of the Panthera uncia isolate 11264 unplaced genomic scaffold, Puncia_PCG_1.0 HiC_scaffold_363, whole genome shotgun sequence genome:
- the LOC125918002 gene encoding small integral membrane protein 3-like gives MDAVSQVPMEAVLPKHILAIWVIVLIILAIMVIMTSLLLCLVIAIIICHMQTYSVLNGTENLPRGAVRDVGGVPSPSLFLLRKATDRLCCVNSGA, from the coding sequence ATGGATGCCGTCAGCCAGGTCCCCATGGAGGCTGTGCTCCCCAAGCACATCCTGGCTATCTGGGTCATTGTCCTCATCATCCTGGCCATCATGGTCATCATGACCTCCTTATTGCTGTGCCTGGTCATTGCGATCATTATCTGTCACATGCAAACTTATTCTGTCCTCAATGGGACTGAGAATCTCCCAAGAGGGGCAGTGAGGGATGTGGGTGGTGTCCCCTCCCCTAGCCTCTTCCTTCTCAGAAAAGCGACGGACAGGCTTTGTTGTGTGAACTCGGGAGCTTGA